A genomic region of Barnesiella viscericola DSM 18177 contains the following coding sequences:
- the dnaA gene encoding chromosomal replication initiator protein DnaA, translated as MGSEQHVQLWDQCLTIIKDNINPEAFESLFKPITSLGVDSDNVLTLLVPSHFVIEQIEEHYLNLLKKVLPRIYGANVKLVYRVQIVRQPEATVDLTATTRSTAVKKMQQAMPDLLDPFKQRVYDELDPRLNPIYTFESYYQGASNMLARTAAESIAANPGRNTFNPLFLFGESGVGKTHLIQAIGLRIKENNPSSRVLYLSAHDFLVQYTDAVRNNRVNDFISFYQSIDVLLMDDIQEFAGKTQTQNTFFHIFNHLHQSNKQLVLTCDRPPVELVGMVSRLLTRFKWGLTAEVERPDYKLRYDILMSKVHRDGLIIDEEVIDYIARNVTDNVRDLEGVIVSLMVRSSVLKKEISIDMADQVLAASVKMVQKQITIDTIKEAVCGYYGLDVSRLLERTRKREVVVARQMSMYLAKKYTSLSLAGIGDVLGKKDHATVLHACKTITEQIGVDKKLRADLEEIEQRIQQG; from the coding sequence ATGGGTTCAGAACAACATGTTCAGTTGTGGGACCAATGTTTGACAATTATCAAAGACAACATCAATCCTGAGGCATTCGAGAGTCTGTTCAAGCCGATAACCTCGTTGGGTGTTGATAGCGATAATGTGTTGACTTTGCTTGTCCCTTCGCATTTCGTCATCGAGCAGATTGAGGAGCATTACCTCAATCTCTTGAAGAAGGTTTTGCCTCGCATCTATGGGGCAAACGTAAAATTGGTGTATCGTGTGCAGATCGTCCGTCAGCCCGAAGCTACGGTCGACTTGACTGCTACGACACGGTCGACTGCCGTGAAGAAGATGCAGCAGGCGATGCCCGACCTTTTGGACCCCTTCAAGCAACGCGTATATGATGAGCTCGACCCCCGCCTGAACCCGATTTATACTTTTGAGAGCTACTATCAGGGGGCCAGCAATATGTTGGCGCGTACGGCTGCCGAATCGATTGCCGCCAATCCCGGTCGCAATACCTTCAACCCCTTGTTTCTGTTTGGAGAGTCGGGGGTAGGAAAGACTCACCTGATTCAAGCCATCGGTTTGCGCATCAAGGAGAATAACCCTTCGTCGCGCGTACTCTATCTGTCGGCTCACGATTTTCTGGTACAGTATACCGATGCCGTGCGCAACAACCGGGTGAACGACTTTATCAGCTTCTACCAGAGCATCGATGTGCTGTTGATGGACGATATTCAGGAGTTTGCCGGGAAGACACAGACCCAGAACACCTTCTTTCACATATTCAACCACCTGCATCAGAGCAACAAGCAACTGGTGCTCACCTGCGACCGCCCGCCGGTCGAGCTGGTAGGTATGGTTTCGCGCCTGCTCACCCGTTTCAAATGGGGTTTGACGGCCGAGGTGGAGCGTCCCGATTACAAGTTGCGCTACGATATTCTCATGAGCAAGGTGCATCGCGACGGCCTGATCATCGACGAGGAGGTAATCGACTACATTGCCCGCAACGTGACCGACAACGTGCGTGACCTCGAAGGGGTTATCGTTTCGCTGATGGTTCGTTCGAGCGTCTTGAAAAAGGAGATTTCGATCGATATGGCCGACCAGGTGCTGGCTGCCAGCGTGAAGATGGTGCAGAAGCAGATTACCATCGATACCATCAAGGAGGCTGTGTGCGGCTATTACGGATTGGACGTTTCGCGTCTGCTCGAACGTACCCGCAAGAGAGAGGTGGTAGTGGCTCGGCAGATGTCGATGTATCTGGCCAAGAAATACACTTCGTTGTCGTTGGCCGGGATAGGCGACGTGTTGGGTAAGAAGGACCACGCTACGGTGCTCCATGCCTGCAAGACCATTACCGAGCAGATCGGGGTCGACAAGAAACTGCGAGCCGATTTGGAAGAGATAGAACAACGTATCCAGCAAGGATAA
- a CDS encoding NADPH-dependent oxidoreductase, with product MINQLKERRTIRQYLDKEIDDSLLNELLETAFRAPTTGNMQVYSVVVTRQQENKERLAPAHFNQPTVTQAPVVLTFCADFNRFVKWCELNHAQPGYDNFQSFVTAAIDALLVAQQFCTAAELSGLGCCYLGTTTYNAPQIAEALHLPRLVIPITTLTVGYPAHTPAQVDRLPIEAIVHHESYRDYSPEDIQRLYAYKESLPENQQFIAENHKETLAQVFTDIRYTRENNELFSKIYLDFIVKQGFKLPE from the coding sequence ATGATAAACCAGCTAAAAGAGAGAAGAACGATAAGGCAATATCTCGACAAGGAGATTGACGACAGCCTGCTCAACGAATTGCTCGAAACGGCATTCCGCGCCCCTACCACGGGCAACATGCAAGTGTACAGCGTAGTGGTTACCCGCCAGCAGGAGAACAAGGAGCGGCTGGCTCCGGCTCACTTCAACCAACCGACAGTGACCCAGGCTCCCGTGGTGCTGACCTTCTGCGCCGATTTCAACCGGTTTGTAAAATGGTGCGAACTCAACCACGCCCAACCGGGCTACGACAATTTCCAATCGTTTGTCACCGCCGCCATCGACGCTCTGCTCGTGGCTCAACAGTTCTGCACGGCAGCCGAGCTCTCGGGCTTGGGCTGCTGTTACCTGGGTACCACTACCTACAATGCCCCCCAGATAGCCGAGGCGCTGCATCTGCCCCGCCTGGTTATCCCCATCACCACCCTCACCGTAGGCTATCCGGCTCACACACCGGCTCAGGTAGACCGCCTGCCCATCGAGGCAATTGTCCACCATGAGAGCTATCGCGACTACTCGCCCGAGGATATTCAACGCCTCTATGCCTACAAGGAGAGCCTGCCCGAGAACCAACAGTTCATCGCCGAGAACCACAAGGAGACTCTGGCACAGGTATTCACCGACATACGCTACACGCGCGAGAACAACGAGCTGTTCTCCAAAATCTATCTCGACTTCATCGTAAAGCAGGGATTCAAGCTGCCTGAATAG
- a CDS encoding adenosylcobalamin-dependent ribonucleoside-diphosphate reductase, with translation MEPTTYTYDEAYKASLEYFKGDELAARVWVNKYALKDSYGNIYEKTPDDMHWRIANEIARIEQKYPNPLSSQELFDLMKSFRYIVPQGSPMSGIGNNYQVGSLSNCFVIGLDGAPDSYGGIIKIDEEQVQLMKRRGGVGHDLSHIRPKGSPVKNSALTSTGLVPFMERYSNSTREVAQDGRRGALMLSVSIKHPDSESFIDAKMVEGRVTGANVSVKIHDDFMEAATAGKPYIQQFPIDSPDPKVTKEIDAQALWKKIVHNAWKSAEPGVLFWDTIIRESVPDCYADLGFKTVSTNPCGEIPLCPYDSCRLLAINLYSYVVNPFTPEAYFDFDLFHKHVMLAQRIMDDIIDLEMEKIDKIIEKIKADPETDEVKSTELNLWYKIQKRTLQGRRTGVGTTAEGDMIAAMGYRYGTEEATDFSEKVHRALALAAYRSSVTMAKERGAFSIYDADREVNNPFIKRLKHEDEELYKDMCKYGRRNIACLTIAPTGTTSLMTQTTSGIEPVFMPVYRRRRKVNPNDPAVHIDYVDETGDAFEEYVVYHHKFITWMQVNGIEVKENYTQEEVDALVARSPYYKATANDIDWLQKVRMQGRIQKWVDHSISVTINLPADVSEDMVGQLYVEAWRSGCKGCTVYRDGSRSGVLISTKKEEKKPVVPVQAEKLVRPIELEADVVRFQNNKEKWIAFVGLKDGKPYEIFTGLADDDDGIFCPKNVVKGKIVKAVNPDGTKRYDFQFSNKRGYKTTIEGLSDKFNPEYWNYAKLISGVLRYGMPIPQVLKLVSSLELDSQSINSWKNGVERALKKYLPNGTKASGQTCPNCGNETLIYQEGCLICTSCGTSRCG, from the coding sequence GTGGAACCAACAACTTATACTTATGATGAGGCTTATAAAGCTTCATTGGAGTATTTCAAAGGTGACGAACTGGCCGCCCGTGTGTGGGTCAACAAGTACGCTTTGAAAGATTCGTATGGGAATATCTATGAAAAGACTCCCGACGACATGCATTGGCGCATAGCCAATGAGATTGCTCGTATTGAGCAGAAGTATCCCAATCCGCTTTCGTCGCAGGAACTGTTCGATTTGATGAAATCGTTCCGGTATATCGTGCCGCAGGGTAGCCCGATGAGCGGTATCGGCAACAACTACCAGGTGGGGTCGCTCTCCAACTGTTTTGTGATTGGTCTCGACGGTGCCCCCGACTCGTATGGAGGCATCATCAAAATCGACGAAGAGCAGGTGCAACTGATGAAGCGCCGCGGTGGAGTGGGGCACGACCTGTCGCATATCCGTCCCAAAGGTTCGCCCGTGAAAAACTCGGCCCTCACCTCAACCGGTCTGGTGCCGTTCATGGAGCGTTACTCCAACTCGACCCGCGAGGTGGCACAAGACGGCCGCCGGGGCGCGTTGATGTTGTCGGTATCGATCAAGCACCCCGACTCCGAGTCGTTCATCGACGCCAAGATGGTCGAAGGCCGGGTAACCGGTGCCAACGTATCGGTGAAGATTCACGACGACTTTATGGAAGCTGCCACCGCCGGCAAGCCCTACATACAACAATTCCCCATCGACTCGCCCGATCCCAAGGTGACGAAGGAGATTGATGCGCAAGCCCTCTGGAAGAAAATCGTGCACAATGCCTGGAAATCGGCCGAGCCCGGAGTCCTCTTCTGGGATACCATCATTCGCGAATCGGTGCCCGATTGCTATGCCGACCTCGGTTTCAAAACCGTCTCGACCAATCCTTGCGGTGAGATACCCCTCTGTCCCTACGACAGCTGCCGTCTGTTGGCCATCAACCTCTATTCTTATGTAGTTAATCCTTTCACGCCGGAGGCCTATTTCGATTTCGACCTCTTCCACAAGCATGTGATGCTGGCTCAGCGAATCATGGACGACATCATCGACCTCGAAATGGAGAAAATCGACAAGATTATCGAGAAAATCAAGGCCGACCCCGAGACCGACGAGGTGAAGAGTACTGAACTCAACTTGTGGTACAAGATACAGAAACGCACCCTGCAAGGCCGTCGTACCGGAGTGGGCACGACAGCCGAGGGAGACATGATTGCCGCCATGGGCTACCGTTACGGTACCGAAGAGGCCACCGACTTCTCCGAGAAAGTACACCGGGCCTTGGCTCTGGCCGCCTACCGTTCGTCGGTTACGATGGCCAAGGAGCGTGGTGCCTTCTCCATCTATGATGCCGACCGTGAGGTGAACAACCCCTTTATCAAACGGTTGAAACATGAAGACGAGGAGCTTTACAAGGACATGTGCAAATACGGTCGCCGCAACATCGCCTGCCTCACCATCGCTCCTACGGGAACGACGAGTCTGATGACGCAGACCACCTCGGGAATCGAGCCTGTGTTCATGCCGGTCTATCGTCGTCGCCGCAAGGTGAATCCCAACGATCCCGCCGTGCACATCGACTATGTCGACGAGACAGGCGACGCCTTTGAAGAGTATGTGGTTTATCACCATAAATTCATCACCTGGATGCAGGTAAACGGCATCGAGGTAAAAGAGAACTATACCCAGGAAGAGGTTGACGCTCTGGTAGCCCGGTCGCCCTATTACAAGGCTACGGCCAACGACATCGACTGGTTGCAGAAAGTGCGCATGCAGGGCCGTATCCAGAAGTGGGTCGACCACTCGATAAGCGTGACCATCAACCTTCCCGCCGATGTGAGCGAGGATATGGTAGGTCAGTTGTATGTCGAGGCTTGGCGTTCGGGCTGCAAAGGGTGTACGGTCTATCGCGACGGTTCCCGCTCGGGAGTGCTCATCTCGACCAAGAAAGAGGAGAAGAAACCGGTGGTTCCCGTGCAGGCCGAGAAGCTGGTGCGTCCCATCGAGTTGGAGGCCGACGTGGTCCGCTTCCAGAACAACAAGGAGAAGTGGATTGCCTTCGTGGGCCTGAAAGACGGGAAACCCTACGAAATCTTTACCGGTTTGGCCGACGACGACGACGGTATCTTCTGCCCCAAGAATGTGGTGAAGGGTAAGATCGTGAAGGCGGTGAACCCCGATGGCACGAAACGTTACGACTTCCAGTTCTCCAACAAACGGGGATACAAGACCACCATCGAAGGCCTATCCGACAAGTTCAATCCCGAGTATTGGAACTACGCAAAACTCATCTCGGGTGTGCTCCGTTACGGAATGCCCATTCCCCAAGTGCTCAAACTGGTATCGAGCCTCGAACTCGACAGCCAGTCGATCAACAGCTGGAAGAACGGTGTGGAGCGTGCCTTGAAGAAATACCTGCCCAACGGTACTAAGGCCAGCGGCCAGACCTGCCCGAATTGCGGTAACGAGACGCTTATCTATCAGGAGGGCTGTCTCATCTGTACCTCGTGCGGAACTTCGCGTTGTGGATAA